A section of the Marinimicrobium koreense genome encodes:
- the prmA gene encoding 50S ribosomal protein L11 methyltransferase, whose protein sequence is MPWLQLKLTTDRNSAEALEDLLLASGAVSVTLEDNADQPILEPALGETPLWDQVRLTGLYDADIDTRAISERLASAWNRPLPEHRWEQLEDKDWEREWMSHYQAIRCGERLWICPSWQEPPEPDKVNLMLDPGLAFGTGTHPTTFLCLQWLDQQPIEGLDLVDFGCGSGILGIAALLLGAHRVTGVDIDPQALTATRDNAARNALPENAMPVFLPGQCPEVTADIMLANILAGPLVELAPQLQRMTRVDGKICLSGILANQAEAVMAAYRPWFDFDPVAEQDGWVRLTGTKIRP, encoded by the coding sequence ATGCCCTGGTTGCAACTGAAACTGACCACGGACCGGAATAGCGCCGAGGCGCTGGAAGATCTTCTTCTGGCCAGCGGCGCTGTGTCGGTTACGCTGGAAGACAACGCCGATCAGCCCATTCTGGAGCCCGCACTGGGGGAAACCCCGCTGTGGGACCAGGTGCGCCTGACCGGTCTGTACGATGCCGACATCGACACGCGCGCGATCAGCGAGCGGCTGGCTTCCGCCTGGAACCGGCCGCTGCCCGAGCACCGCTGGGAACAGCTCGAAGACAAAGACTGGGAGCGGGAGTGGATGAGCCACTACCAGGCCATTCGCTGCGGCGAACGCCTGTGGATCTGCCCCAGCTGGCAGGAACCCCCGGAGCCCGACAAGGTCAACCTGATGCTCGACCCGGGCCTCGCGTTCGGCACCGGCACCCATCCCACCACGTTTTTGTGCCTGCAGTGGCTGGACCAACAGCCCATCGAAGGGCTCGACCTCGTGGATTTTGGCTGTGGCTCGGGCATTCTCGGCATTGCGGCACTGCTCCTCGGCGCCCACCGGGTCACCGGGGTGGATATTGACCCCCAGGCACTCACCGCCACCCGGGACAACGCGGCTCGCAATGCGCTGCCCGAAAATGCCATGCCGGTTTTTCTACCCGGGCAATGCCCCGAGGTGACCGCCGACATCATGTTGGCCAACATCCTTGCCGGCCCCCTGGTTGAGCTGGCGCCACAACTGCAGCGCATGACCCGGGTTGACGGCAAGATCTGCCTTTCTGGCATTCTGGCCAATCAGGCCGAAGCCGTGATGGCGGCTTATCGCCCCTGGTTTGACTTTGACCCGGTGGCCGAACAAGACGGCTGGGTGAGACTGACCGGCACCAAAATACGCCCGTAA
- a CDS encoding DUF3426 domain-containing protein: MAPTNMVTRCPQCGTSFRITPAQLQSARGAVRCGACLHIFKARDHLVGAQAPAAEPALVRRSPQKPTQNRPTTTKAERKPAAPKAPSPTPKEARPRAEQKPKETGLRFDQSRIDQESSALDDDDFLISDDMDQSRPESEDDPFGVGEQSRSHSTHSLFERTPRPEEEEASESGDDTDESWAMSLLEEEEEQTASVRVEPAPEPASDVPSDFELMDEPEPPPPGEHIKFHLASSDAEQVDDYQGGERMRAHDPERSALLMNIDPEPVEMNWTHRQTRRRRWLWPSLVALAAVALLVQVAWLQFDRWSRMEPYRTVYATVCPLIGCHLPELVDRRQIRAYNLVVRNHPEREGALMVDAILLNTARFDQPFPGLVLEFSDLNGEVVAARQFTPEEYLSGELAGRTIMPSNQPVHLTLELVDPGPSAVNYRAYIPH; this comes from the coding sequence ATGGCCCCGACTAACATGGTGACCCGCTGCCCGCAATGCGGGACGTCGTTCCGGATCACCCCGGCGCAGCTACAGTCAGCGCGCGGGGCCGTGCGCTGTGGGGCCTGCCTGCATATCTTCAAGGCACGGGACCATCTGGTGGGGGCCCAGGCGCCAGCGGCCGAGCCGGCTCTGGTGCGCCGCTCCCCCCAAAAACCCACCCAGAACAGACCGACCACCACCAAAGCGGAGCGCAAACCCGCCGCCCCCAAGGCGCCGTCCCCTACGCCGAAAGAGGCGCGTCCGCGCGCTGAGCAAAAGCCCAAGGAGACCGGGCTGCGCTTTGACCAGTCGCGAATCGACCAGGAGTCGAGCGCGCTGGATGACGATGACTTTCTGATCAGTGATGATATGGATCAGTCCCGCCCCGAGAGCGAAGACGATCCGTTTGGTGTCGGCGAACAATCCCGCTCGCACAGCACGCACTCACTGTTCGAGCGAACCCCTCGTCCTGAGGAAGAGGAGGCCTCGGAGTCTGGTGACGACACCGACGAATCCTGGGCCATGAGCCTGCTCGAAGAAGAGGAAGAGCAGACCGCCAGTGTTCGGGTCGAACCGGCCCCCGAGCCCGCCTCGGACGTACCGTCAGACTTTGAACTGATGGACGAGCCGGAACCTCCGCCCCCTGGAGAACACATCAAGTTCCACCTCGCCAGCAGCGATGCCGAGCAGGTCGACGACTACCAGGGCGGTGAGCGCATGCGCGCCCACGATCCCGAACGCTCGGCGCTGCTGATGAACATCGACCCCGAGCCGGTCGAGATGAACTGGACTCACCGACAGACCCGCCGACGGCGCTGGCTCTGGCCATCGCTGGTTGCGCTCGCGGCGGTCGCCCTGCTCGTTCAGGTTGCCTGGCTACAATTTGACCGCTGGAGCCGGATGGAGCCCTACCGCACCGTCTATGCAACCGTATGCCCCCTGATTGGCTGCCATCTGCCCGAACTGGTCGATCGCCGCCAGATCCGCGCCTACAACCTGGTGGTCCGCAATCACCCGGAGCGTGAGGGCGCCTTGATGGTCGATGCGATACTGCTCAACACCGCCCGCTTTGACCAACCTTTTCCCGGCCTGGTGCTGGAGTTCAGTGACCTCAATGGCGAGGTGGTGGCGGCGCGTCAATTCACCCCCGAAGAGTACCTCTCTGGCGAGCTGGCAGGTCGCACCATCATGCCCAGCAACCAGCCCGTCCACCTGACACTGGAGCTGGTGGACCCCGGCCCGAGCGCCGTCAACTACCGCGCCTACATCCCCCACTGA